A single window of Bombus pascuorum chromosome 1, iyBomPasc1.1, whole genome shotgun sequence DNA harbors:
- the LOC132915409 gene encoding uncharacterized protein LOC132915409: MLQEHFLTVLLGAAMSMTLSCSGFNPERSGNLLCTEIVSLLVNIPTTWNVVSSLETEQKVTVDHVSSTKTEATGTDKGLQISDTKLSTRTIDQTSPADTTREKRFGLAMENIESDTRFPKTKDTNFVKEAMAIETISSSPPRNVVVIIADPGQNQEDFWKNFKASRLFSVEGMLQSCNNIQADKARFSLDDALIPGNRDKRHDCEHFLRSNIATLLLWTRDVKGMTTGTLSNANFTIPSLFGFEESVGFSRDFDEIDEINMKPEFHKAKPEIRGDWRVIDLGKPIDRVPPLMPPQNAREDDEAAWNVFDMFSKIRLVLFRSLLESLGKNVAASEDPISPRKSHLLRSNFVDMIEELKSVENEKGFILVASLSASELDTALEFLQREASQDTLLVVIGACPHDGKPVPFFAQGPSAKMIREATTIWDVPTAVKHIIANGCQDSGCRNRRHDAISPPVAQLKIIPHNVAVLRRTSRDTAKKSILSSFFRQNEVVKNVADLNVKEETVKFEERDASPESDTNSANFKIAEKFTTIFGIIISLVGAFVLTS; this comes from the exons ATGTTACAAGAACATTTCTTGACGGTTTTATTGGGCGCAGCGATGTCGATGACGCTGTCTTGTTCTGGATTTAACCCTGAGCGCTCGGGTaac CTACTTTGTACTGAAATCGTGTCTTTGTTAGTAAATATTCCAACAACCTGGAACGTGGTATCATCACTGGAAACCGAGCAGAAGGTTACGGTGGATCACGTCTCTAGTACGAAAACGGAAGCGACTGGTACCGACAAAGGCTTGCAAATTTCGGACACAAAGTTGTCAACGAGGACCATCGACCAGACGAGTCCTGCGGATACGACGCGCGAGAAAAGATTCGGTCTTGCCATGGAGAATATTGAAAGTGATACGCGTTTCCCGAAAACCAAGGACActaattttgtaaaagaagCAATGGCTATCGAAACGATTTCAAGTTCTCCTCCACGGAATGTCGTCGTGATTATCGCTGATCCGGGTCAAAATCAGGAAGATTTCTGGAAGAATTTCAAGGCTTCGCGTCTGTTCTCCGTTGAAGGGATGCTTCAG agtTGTAACAACATTCAAGCAGACAAGGCAAGATTCTCCTTGGACGATGCACTAATTCCCGGCAATAGGGACAAGAGACACGATTGCGAACACTTCCTGCGTTCAAACATTGCAACATTGTTGCTTTGGACTCGAGATGTTAAGGGAATGACTACAG gAACGTTATCCAACGCGAACTTTACTATCCCATCGTTGTTCGGATTTGAAGAATCGGTAGGGTTCTCAAGAGATTTCGACGAAATTGATGAGATTAacatgaaaccggaatttcaTAAAGCCAAGCCGGAAATTCGTGGTGACTGGCGTGTTATCGACTTAGGAAAACCGATTGATCGAGTCCCTCCTTTAATGCCTCCACAAAACGCTCGCGAAGACG ATGAAGCTGCGTGGAACGTGTTCGATATGTTTTCCAAAATAAGGCTCGTCCTGTTTCGGTCGTTGCTGGAATCTCTCGGTAAAAACGTCGCTGCCTCAGAGGACCCTATTTCCCCTCGCAAATCCCATCTTCTTAGATCCAATTTCGTGGACATGATCGAGGAGCTAAAGTCGgttgaaaacgaaaaaggTTTCATATTGGTCGCTTCGTTGTCTGCCAGCGAGCTCGATACAGCATTGGAGTTTCTACAGCGcgaa GCATCGCAGGATACGCTGCTCGTTGTGATAGGAGCCTGCCCGCACGACGGCAAACCTGTACCATTCTTTGCACAAGGACCATCCGCCAAAATGATTCGCGAAGCTACGACAATTTGGGACGTTCCAACTGCCGTTAAACATATCATTGCCAATGGCTGTCAGGACTCCGGTTGTAGAAATCGTCGACATGATGCTATTTCGCCTCCTGTTGCTCAGTTGAAGATCATACCACATAACGTGGCCGTGCTGAGAAGAACGTCTCGAGATACTGCTAAAAAATCG atattatcttctttttttcggcAGAACGAAGTAGTTAAAAATGTGGCCGATTTAAATGTCAAG GAGGAAACAGTAAAGTTCGAGGAGAGGGATGCATCACCAGAATCAGATACGAATTCAGCAAACTTTAAAATTGCGGAGAAGTTCACCACGATCTTTGGCATAATTATCTCCTTGGTTGGCGCATTTGTCCTTAcctcctaa